In Mustelus asterias chromosome 17, sMusAst1.hap1.1, whole genome shotgun sequence, the following are encoded in one genomic region:
- the tceanc gene encoding transcription elongation factor A N-terminal and central domain-containing protein isoform X2: MNDWKEVIYRAHQIDKLLSGNSIQEIKYLLNDFEGLPVTSEILQETDLVRAVYRILKTCPDADTRRKARNLLSVWKKLYKNNGFQEKCQDDRLCASGEGKSEKSNKISEGIVKNGKEVDETDSTHGIHAQQLENFQITKGTEIIQNPPNDEMLVEIHNEKQLSAGDGSIVIGCDAAPKKQHALNTQAVRAKCMELLFQALIGSETTDETMVEMWKSIAKEIEHFIYTLHLKNDKRYRACIRSKIANLKNPKNPHLRQKILSGEVTPQMFAEMSVMDMASEELKQQRALYTTSGLQDHQLPHGLEGTKTNKIRCKRCERFNCTVTAISRGTLFIPGWVCNGNSDEQMMTFVICNECGEKWYNSGWISV; this comes from the coding sequence ATGAATGATTGGAAAGAGGTGATCTATAGAGCTCATCAGATTGATAAACTCCTCTCAGGAAACAGCATCCAGGAGATAAAGTACCTTTTGAATGATTTTGAGGGACTTCCAGTCACGTCTGAAATTCTGCAGGAGACTGACCTTGTCCGAGCTGTTTATAGAATTCTAAAGACTTGCCCTGATGCGGATACCAGGAGAAAGGCACGGAATTTATTGTCTGTATGGAAGAAGCTTTATAAGAACAATGGTTTCCAAGAAAAATGTCAAGATGACAGACTCTGTGCTTCTGGCGAAGGAAAGAGTGAAAAGTCAAATAAAATAAGTGAAGGGATAGTAAAGAATGGAAAAGAGGTAGATGAAACTGATTCTACACATGGAATCCATGCGCAACAATTAGAAAACTTCCAGATAACGAAGGGAACTGAGATCATCCAGAATCCCCCCAACGATGAGATGCTTGTAGAAATACACAATGAAAAACAACTTTCAGCAGGCGATGGTTCAATAGTAATTGGCTGTGATGCAGCTCCTAAAAAGCAGCATGCACTCAATACCCAGGCTGTACGGGCTAAGTGTATGGAACTTCTTTTCCAAGCCCTAATTGGTTCAGAGACAACTGATGAAACAATGGTTGAAATGTGGAAGAGTATTGCCAAGGAGATTGAGCACTTTATTTACACATTACACCTGAAAAATGATAAAAGGTACAGAGCTTGTATTCGAAGCAAAATTGCAAATTTAAAGAACCCGAAAAatccccatttaagacagaagatATTATCAGGGGAAGTAACTCCGCAGATGTTTGCAGAAATGTCAGTGATGGATATGGCAAGTGAGGAGCTGAAACAGCAAAGAGCATTGTACACCACCTCTGGGCTACAGGACCATCAGTTGCCTCATGGTCTGGAAGGAACAAAGACAAACAAAATCAGATGCAAACGGTGTGAAAGATTTAACTGTACAGTGACAGCGATTTCCAGAGGCACACTTTTTATTCCAGGTTGGGTGTGCAATGGAAATTCTGATGAACAGATGATGACTTTTGTCATTTGCAATGAATGTGGAGAAAAATGGTATAACAGTGGCTGGATTTCAGTTTAG
- the tceanc gene encoding transcription elongation factor A N-terminal and central domain-containing protein isoform X1 — protein MAHGDLAMNDWKEVIYRAHQIDKLLSGNSIQEIKYLLNDFEGLPVTSEILQETDLVRAVYRILKTCPDADTRRKARNLLSVWKKLYKNNGFQEKCQDDRLCASGEGKSEKSNKISEGIVKNGKEVDETDSTHGIHAQQLENFQITKGTEIIQNPPNDEMLVEIHNEKQLSAGDGSIVIGCDAAPKKQHALNTQAVRAKCMELLFQALIGSETTDETMVEMWKSIAKEIEHFIYTLHLKNDKRYRACIRSKIANLKNPKNPHLRQKILSGEVTPQMFAEMSVMDMASEELKQQRALYTTSGLQDHQLPHGLEGTKTNKIRCKRCERFNCTVTAISRGTLFIPGWVCNGNSDEQMMTFVICNECGEKWYNSGWISV, from the exons ATGGCTCATG GTGATTTGGCAATGAATGATTGGAAAGAGGTGATCTATAGAGCTCATCAGATTGATAAACTCCTCTCAGGAAACAGCATCCAGGAGATAAAGTACCTTTTGAATGATTTTGAGGGACTTCCAGTCACGTCTGAAATTCTGCAGGAGACTGACCTTGTCCGAGCTGTTTATAGAATTCTAAAGACTTGCCCTGATGCGGATACCAGGAGAAAGGCACGGAATTTATTGTCTGTATGGAAGAAGCTTTATAAGAACAATGGTTTCCAAGAAAAATGTCAAGATGACAGACTCTGTGCTTCTGGCGAAGGAAAGAGTGAAAAGTCAAATAAAATAAGTGAAGGGATAGTAAAGAATGGAAAAGAGGTAGATGAAACTGATTCTACACATGGAATCCATGCGCAACAATTAGAAAACTTCCAGATAACGAAGGGAACTGAGATCATCCAGAATCCCCCCAACGATGAGATGCTTGTAGAAATACACAATGAAAAACAACTTTCAGCAGGCGATGGTTCAATAGTAATTGGCTGTGATGCAGCTCCTAAAAAGCAGCATGCACTCAATACCCAGGCTGTACGGGCTAAGTGTATGGAACTTCTTTTCCAAGCCCTAATTGGTTCAGAGACAACTGATGAAACAATGGTTGAAATGTGGAAGAGTATTGCCAAGGAGATTGAGCACTTTATTTACACATTACACCTGAAAAATGATAAAAGGTACAGAGCTTGTATTCGAAGCAAAATTGCAAATTTAAAGAACCCGAAAAatccccatttaagacagaagatATTATCAGGGGAAGTAACTCCGCAGATGTTTGCAGAAATGTCAGTGATGGATATGGCAAGTGAGGAGCTGAAACAGCAAAGAGCATTGTACACCACCTCTGGGCTACAGGACCATCAGTTGCCTCATGGTCTGGAAGGAACAAAGACAAACAAAATCAGATGCAAACGGTGTGAAAGATTTAACTGTACAGTGACAGCGATTTCCAGAGGCACACTTTTTATTCCAGGTTGGGTGTGCAATGGAAATTCTGATGAACAGATGATGACTTTTGTCATTTGCAATGAATGTGGAGAAAAATGGTATAACAGTGGCTGGATTTCAGTTTAG